In Notolabrus celidotus isolate fNotCel1 chromosome 22, fNotCel1.pri, whole genome shotgun sequence, one genomic interval encodes:
- the angel1 gene encoding protein angel homolog 1: protein MRMRTLQCRNMIGSVLFYFLYPLSRFLTGRHSDTSKKDLPPAEVDGKAVWDGGAITYSRFTQSQTIPLDKWISSSSGTEAEIKERMKEPISEVKCVTRPDIEKEELMPVMHEEVQTDAAFKMNDKQSAKREKEEERRNEQLHDKEEALQKENSNITHHFDGYHIRENTEEGTVILTGDNTAEQKLCAQLESVKMEGSIAETTSPVGGNLGETRLEDPVAPVEPSIQHTACEALEQTQTPPAEVAECWDEYLHPAANEMQGGEISSCPKFVYPLSIDDTHRDTQTSWHFPAGLGLAEEVCCPMLQFPAVSYYPPLEPNIPFQVMWRVWEEVDESASAAGPTLKPLPFTKASMDFTVMSYNILAQDLLEANEELYMHCPLEVLDWNYRYSLLLEEILKWAPDILCLQEVQENHYHGQLYPVLSQMGYTCVYKRRTGNKTDGCATCYRSSRFSEQSVTLLEFFRPDTELLDRHNVGIVLLLQPVVTKGSEVKAKGSLLCVGNTHLLFNPRRGDVKLAQLALVLAEIDRVVKSCKAKGEHCNIILCGDYNSLPHTPLYQLITTGDLYFQGLPAWMISGQEDLSHKVLYHRLLAPLWPSSLGITDSCHYSNDKKILKDQEEKPGKHQYSHSFLLQLRFCPAACVRPLDMELIPGVSDNTPDDSRRNQPHDKSFRHTISHPFDLESVYKHILPGSGNPEVTTQHSEGASTVDYIFYTPKRVITSDQTDGDDSTREGLKLLGTLSLLSEDVLWSMRGLPNHTFPSDHLSLVAKFQLDLNAA, encoded by the exons ATGCGCATGCGCACACTTCAGTGCAGAAACATGATTGGGAgcgtgttattttattttctctaccCCTTATCCCGGTTCCTGACTGGCCGACACTCAG ACACCTCAAAAAAGGATCTCCCTCCTGCAGAGGTTGATGGCAAGGCAGTGTGGGATGGTGGTGCTATTACATACAGCAGGTTCACCCAGTCTCAGACTATCCCGCTGGACAAGTGGATTAGCTCAAGCAGTGGGACGGAGGCAGAAATTAAAGAACGGATGAAGGAACCAATctcagaggtgaaatgtgtcacAAGGCCTGACATAgaaaaagaagagctgatgcCTGTGATGCATGAAGAAGTTCAGACGGACGCAGCTTTCAAGATGAATGATAAGCAAtctgcaaagagagagaaagaagaggagaggaggaatgaaCAGCTTCATGACAAAGAGGAGGCTCTCCAGAAAGAGAACAGTAACATAACACATCACTTTGATGGGTATCACATCAGGGAGAACACAGAGGAGGGTACAGTTATTCTAACTGGGGACAACACTGCAGAGCAAAAACTTTGTGCACAATTAGAGAGTGTAAAAATGGAGGGGAGCATTGCAGAAACTACTTCTCCTGTGGGGGGAAATTTAGGGGAAACAAGGTTGGAGGATCCAGTGGCTCCAGTTGAGCCCAGCATACAACATACTGCCTGTGAGGCActggaacaaacacaaacaccgcCGGCTGAAGTAGCTGAGTGCTGGGATGAGTATTTACATCCTGCTGCTAATGAAATGCAAGGTGGGGAGATAAGTTCTTGTCCGAAGTTTGTCTACCCTCTCTCTATTGATGACACCCACCGTGATACACAAACTAGCTGGCACTTTCCTGCAGGACTTGGACTTGCAGAAGAAGTGTGCTGTCCAATGTTGCAATTTCCTGCAGTAAGCTATTATCCTCCATTAGAGCCGAACATACCCTTTCAAG tAATGTGGAGAGTGTGGGAGGAGGTGGATGAGAGTGCCTCTGCAGCAGGACCCACCCTTAAGCCCCTCCCATTCACAAAGGCCTCAATGGACTTTACTGTTATGTCCTACAATATCCTTGCTCAGGATTTACTTGAGGCCAATGAGGAGTTGTATATGCACTGCCCCCTAGAGGTGCTCGACTGGAACTACCGCTACAGCCTGCTGCTGGAGGAAATCCTGAAATGGGCACCAGAT ATTTTGTGTCTTCAAGAGGTTCAGGAGAACCACTACCATGGACAGCTTTATCCAGTCCTGTCTCAGATGG GCTACACCTGTGTGTACAAGCGACGTACAGGAAACAAGACAGACGGCTGTGCTACTTGCTATCGCAGCAGTCGCTTCTCTGAGCAATCAGTCACCCTGCTGGAGTTCTTCAGGCCTGACACAGAGCTGCTGGACCGGCACAATGTGGGCATCGTTTTGTTGCTTCAGCCAGTGGTCACcaaggggtcagaggtcaaggcGAAGGGCTCGCTGCTCTGCGTGGGGAACACGCACCTGCTCTTTAACCCGAGGAGGGGAGATGTGAAGCTGGCTCAGCTAGCCTTAGTGCTGGCGGAAATCGATCGTGTGGTTAAGTCCTGTAAGGCCAAAGGTGAACACTGCAACATAATACTGTGCGGGGACTACAACTCCCTCCCCCACACACCTCTGTATCAGCTCATCACCACTGGGGACCTCTACTTCCAGGGTCTACCTGCGTGGATG ATTTCAGGTCAGGAGGACCTGTCACACAAAGTCCTTTACCACAGACTGCTTGCTCCACTGTGGCCCAGCAGTCTTGGAATCACTGACAGCTGCCACTACTCAAATGACAAGAAGATATTAAAAGACCAGGAAGAGAAACCAG GGAAACATCAGTACAGCCACAGCTTCCTTCTGCAGCTGCGCTTCTGTCCAGCTGCATGTGTCCGTCCTCTAGACATGGAGCTGATCCCAGGTGTGAGTGACAACACACCAG ATGACTCAAGGAGAAATCAGCCTCACGATAAAAG TTTCAGACACACCATCAGTCATCCTTTCGACCTGGAGTCGGTCTACAAACACATTCTCCCAGGCTCTGGAAACCCAGAAGTAACGACCCAGCATTCTGAAGGAGCATCTACCGTTGACTACATCTTCTACACGCCGAAACGTGTGATAACTTCTGATCAAACAG ATGGGGATGACTCTACAAGGGAGGGTCTGAAGCTCTTAGGAACACTCTCTCTTCTGTCAGAGGATGTTTTATGGTCCATGAGGGGACTTCCTAATCACACATTCCCCTCTGATCATCTCAGTCTTGTTGCAAAATTCCAGCTGGACCTGAACGCAGCATGA